The segment GGCCATCAGGCTGCGCAGGATGCCTTCGCGAATCCCCCGATCGGCCACGCCCAGCCGTTCTGCCGGCCAGATGTCGAGGATCGATTCCAGGATCGCGCAGCCCGCGACGACCAGGTCCGCGCGGTCCGGCCCGATGCACGGGAGGGTCTGCCGCTCATCAAGATCCATCACCGACAGCCGCTCGCTGATGGCGCGCATCGCTTGCGCCGGCACGATCAGCCCGTCGACCGCGCGGCGATCGTACTGCGGCAGCTCGAGATGCAGGCTGGCGAGTGTCGTTACGGTTCCGCTGGTGCCCAGCAGGCGGATATCCTCCGCCCGCGAAGCGTCGGCGATGCGCTCGGCGAACGGTGCAAAGCTATCCGACACCAGCATCCGCATCTGCCGATAGCGGCCGAGCCGGGTGGCGGCGTCGTCTTCTGCGCGGCCGACGGTGTCGGTCAGCGAGACCACGCCCCACGGCACGCTGGCCCAGTCTATGATCCGCGGCACGCGTTCGCCCGGCTCGATCAGCACCAGTTCGGTTGACCCGCCGCCGATGTCGAAGATCACCGCCGGCCCGTGGCCCTGTTCCAGCAGGATATGACAGCCCAGGACCGCGAGTCGGGCTTCCTCCTGCGCCGAGATGATGTCGAGCGCGATGCCGGTTTCCTCGCGCACGCGATCAATGAAGTCCGCCCCATTGGCGGCGCGCCGGCAGGCTTCGGTGGCAACCGAGCGGGCCAGCGACACGTTGCGGCGCCGCAACTTGTCGGCGCAGACGTGGAGCGCCGCGAGCGCCCGGTCCATCGCCTCGTCGCTCAGGCGGCCGCTGTGCGCGAGTCCCTCGCCCAGCCGCACGACTCGGCTGAACGCGTCGATCACCGTGAAGTTTTCGCCGGAAGGGCGCGCAATCAGCAGCCGGCAGTTGTTGGTGCCCAGATCGAGCGCGGCATAGGCCTGCCGACGGGGTTCGCCGGTGGCCGGCGCGCCGGTGCGCAAGGCGGTGCCGCGATGTGCGCTGGGATCGGACGGCGAGGGGCGCTTGTAGCGGAAATCGGCTACTTTGCCGGACGGTTTGCCCCCGTTGCTGCGCGTCCTGTTCCTGGCGCTCCTGACTTTGTCCGGCGGAGAGACATCCGCCATTTCAATGCTTTCTGTTCCTCCCGCCAGACGCATCGGGCGCGCCGCGCGGGGACCTGGCGACAATGCTAGCGGGCTGCGTGCCAGTCGGCAAGCTCGCCGGGACACAGTCGCTCCAGCGCGCTTGACCTTGGTCGCGGACGAACCTAAGTGCGCCTCCTCGCGGACCGGCCCCTGGCCGCCACCCGCGCCGGTGCCCCGTCCTCTAATGGTAAGAGAGCGGACTCTGACTCCGTCAATCAAGGTTCGAATCCTTGCGGGGCATCCAGCTTTTCAGGTTCGGCTGATCATGCAAGCCCGCGGCTCCTCCCTTGCTTTGCCAGCACTTTGTCGATGTCGCTGATTGCATTCAACAAGCCGATGAATGTCCTGTCGCAGTTCACCGACCGCGGCAGCGAAACCACGCGCGCCACGCTGTCGGACTTCATCGATCCGCCCGGAGTCTATCCAGCCGGCCGGCTCGACCGCGACAGCGAGGGGCTGCTGTTGCTGACCGACGACGGCCGGTTGCAAGCGCGCATTGCCGATCCGCGGTTCAAGCTGGAAAAGACTTATCTGGTGCAGGTGGAAGGCACGCCGGACGACGCGGCGCTGGGCCAACTGCGGCGCGGCGTAGTGCTCACCGATGGGCCGACCCGTCCTGCGCGCGCCGAGTTGATCGAGCCGCCCGCCCTGTGGCCGCGCGATCCGCCGGTCCGGTTTCGCAAGAGCGTACCTGACGCGTGGCTGCGCCTTTCCATCAGCGAGGGACGCAATCGCCAGGTACGGCGGATGACCGCTGCGGTCGGTCTGCCGACCTTGAGGCTGGTGCGCTGGCGGATCGGCGAGTGGGACCTCGCCGGTCTCGCACCCGGCGAATGGCGATTGGTGTAAGCGGTTATTGCCGCGCGCCGGCTTGCCGCCTATCGGCGCGCCAATGACCGAAAAAGAAGAACGCGATCTCACCGAACGCAAGTTTTACCCCGCCGAGCAGGAAGCTGCCTTCTCCGACAAGGCCAGCCCCGACACACCACAGACCCGTGACCCCGCATACCGGCTGGCATTTCGCGATGTCGAATTCCTGCTGCGCGAGGAACTGCGTCCGGTGCGCTTCCAACTGGAGTTGCTGAAGCCCGAAATGCTGCTCGACGAGGCGGGGGTTGGATCGACCCTCGTGATGTACGGCTCCGCCCGCATTCCATCACCCGATCACGCCGCTATGCTGGTCGAGAACGCCTCGCCCGAAAACCGCGTGGTGGCCGAGCGGCTGGCGGCCAAGGCCAAGTACTATGACGAGGCGTACAAGCTTGCACGGATGGTTAGCGAGCGAGCGATCGTCGAGAATGGCGAGCGCCAGTTCGTCATCTGCTCTGGCGGCGGCCCCTCGATCATGGAAGCTGCCAACAAGGGCGCGAACGATGCCGGTGCCGAATCGATCGGGCTCAATATCGTCCTGCCGCACGAGCAGGCGCCCAACGAATATGTCACCCCGCACCTGTCGTTCCAGTTTCACTATTTCGCGCTGCGCAAGATGCACTTCCTGCTCCGCGCGCGGGCGGTGGCGGTGTTCCCCGGCGGGTTCGGCACGTTCGACGAGTTCTTCGAGCTGCTGACCCTGATCCAGACCGGCAAGATGAAGCCGATGCCGATCCTGTTGTTCGGCAAGGATTTCTGGACCCGGGTGATCGACTGGGACGCGTTCGCCGAGGAAGGGACGATCTCCCGCGCCGACCTCGATCTGTTTCGCTGGTGTGAAACCGCCGACGAGGCCTGGGGCCACATCGCAGCGTTCTACGACATCAAGGATTGAGCGCCCGGCTGGTGCGCGCCTCAGGTAGGGGTGCGCACGGCCTGGTGACCAAGCGGACCTGAGCCGTCGCCGAAGCCGGGCGCGTGCTCGATTGCCGCACGTACAAACCGGCGCGCCAGTCGCACCGCGTTGGTCAGCGGCTGCCCGTGCGCGAGCAGCGTCGCCACCGCGGACGACAGGGTGCAGCCGGTGCCGTGCGTGTGGCGCGTTTCGATGCGGGGATCATCGAAGTTGGCGAAGTCCCCGTCCGCCAGCACCAGCATATCGAGCACCCGGTCGCCTTCGGCGTGCCCGCCCTTCGCCAGCACGGCGCAGCTGTGCTGTTCGACCAGCATATGGGCCGCGGCGGCAACCGACTCGTGGGTGCCAACGGGCATTCCGGTTAGCGCGGTCAGTTCCGGCAGGTTGGGCGTAACCAGCGTGGCGATGTCCATCAGCGGGGCGAATGCGGCGATCGTGTCGTCGTCGGCCAGCACCCCGCCGCTGGTGGCGACCATCACCGGATCGAACACGATACTGCCGCTGAAGCTCTTCAGCAGCCGGGCGACCACGTGGGCGATGGCCGGCGAACCGAGCATTCCGATCTTGATCGCATCGGCGCCGATGTCGGACAGGCAGGATTCGATCTGCGCTTCGACCAGTTCCGCCGACAGGGGCACCACGGCTTGCACCCCGCGGGTGTTCTGCGCGGTGATCGCGGTGATTGCAGTCATGCCATAGCCGCCGAGCATGGCGATCGTCTTGAGGTCGGCCTGGATGCCCGCGCCCCCTGAGCTGTCGGACCCGGCGATCGCCAGCACCCGGGGCGGGGCGCTCACGACTGGAATTTCCGCTCGCTGCTCGGCGGAAACTTCGCGTGGAGCGCCTTGGCCCGGGCGGGGCGGTCCATCAGTTCGCCGCTGCAGTTGGGACAACGATCGTCCAGCGCCTCGGCGCATTCCGCGCAGAAAGTACATTCGAAGCTGCAGATGAACGCGCCGGGATGTTCAGCCGGAAGATCCGCGCCGCAGCGTTCGCAGTCGGGCCGCATCTCCAGCATCAGGCGGCCTCGCGCACCGCATCGCAGATCGCATCGACCACCCGCTCGACCTGCGCGGCGTCGTCGCCTTCGGCCATGACCCGGATCAGCGGCTCGGTGCCGGAGGGACGGATCACCAGTCGGCCCTTGCCGGTCAGTTCGCCGTTTGCGTCGGCGATCACCGCCTTGACCCGCGCATCGTCCAGCGGTTTGCCGCCGGAATAGCGGACGTTCTTGAGCAGCTGGGGCACCGGCTCGAATTGATGCAGCAGCTCGCTCGCCCGCTTACCCGATCGCACGAGGCTGGCGAGCACCCGCAGCGCGGCGACGGTGCCGTCGCCGGTGGTCGCATAATCGAGCAGGATCATGTGTCCCGACTGCTCGCCGCCAACGTTGAATCCGCCCGCGCGCATCCGCTCCAGCACATGACGGTCGCCCACTTGGGTGCGCTCCAGTGTCAGACCCTCTCCCGCAAGAAACCGCTCCAGTCCCAGGTTCGACATCACTGTCGCCACTACGCCGCCGCCGCGTAGCGCGTCCTTTTCGCGCATCCTGAGGGCAATCACGGCCATCAGCTGGTCACCGTCGACCGCCTGCCCCTTTTCATCGACGACGATCAGCCGGTCAGCGTCGCCGTCGAGGGCGATGCCGATGTCCGCGCCTTCTTCGACCACCCTGGCCTGCAGGGCCGCGAGAGAGGTGGAGCCGACGTCGCGGTTGATGTTCGTGCCGTTAGGAGCGACGCCGATCGTCACGACCTCCGCGCCCAGTTCCCAGATCGCGCTCGGCGCCACCTGGTAGGCCGCGCCGTGGGCGCAATCGACCACGACCTTGAGGCCGTCGAACCGCAAGTCGCTGGCGACTGATTGCTTGACCGCGTGAATGTAGCGGCCACGCGCATCCTCAATCCGGCGGGCGCGGCCGATCAGCTCGGCTTCGGCCAGCACCGGCTCTGCCTCCAGCAGCGCCTCGATCGCCAGCTCGTCGGCATCGGACAACTTGAAACCATCGGGTCCGAACAGCTTGATGCCGTTATCCTCGAACGGATTGTGGCTGGCGCTGATCATGACGCCCAGATCGGCGCGCATCTCGCGCGTTAGCAAGGCGATCGCGGGGGTGGGCAGGGGGCCGGTCATGATCACGTCCATGCCCACGCTTGTGAAGCCGGCGACCAGCGCGCTTTCCATCATGTAGCCCGACAGGCGGGTGTCTTTGCCAATCACCACCCGGTGGCGGTGGTCGCCACGCAGGAAATGGTGGCCGGCGGCCTGGCCCACCTTCATCGCGACGGCAGCGGTGATCACACCTGCATTGGTGCGCCCGCGAATGCCGTCGGTGCCGAAAAATTTGCGTGCCATATGCGTCCCTTGCTCTGGCTTTGATCTGCAGTCCGCCGCTTTGCCGCCCACCGCGCGCGATGTCACTAGCCTGTGCGGGCGAAGGCGCTACTGTCCGCCGCGATGGATCGGACCAACACCGCACAACCCGCCGCCACGCGCCGCCAGTTGATTACCGTGAGCATCCCCGCCGGGTGGACGCTGGCAGGGTTGATCGCGGGACTTGGGGCCGGCGTGCTGCTGGCGCGAACCGAGGTGGCGGAGCCGGTGCTGGCGTTCGCCGGTCCGGTCGGATCGCTCTGGCTGCGTGCGTTGCAGGTGACGATCGTGCCGCTGGTCGCCGCGCTGCTGGTGATCGGCATCGCGCAAATGGCCCAGGCCGCCCGGGCGGGAGCGGCCGCGCGGCGGATGCTTGGCTGGGTGATCGCGGTGCTGGTGACCTCCGGCGTCATAGGCGTGCTGCTGACGCCGGTGCTGCTGCGCCTGTTTCCGCCGCCCGCCGCCGCCGCCGGGGTGCTGTCCGCAGGGGGCGAGGCGCAGGAAGTGCCGGGGATCGGCGCATTCATCGAATCGCTGGTCGCGCCGAACATCGTCGCCGCTGCGGCGGAAACTGCGATGTTGCCGCTTACCCTGTTCTTCGTCGCCTTCGCGCTCGCCGTGGTGCGCTTGCCGGACGAACAACGCGAGTTGTTGCTGGGGGTATTCCGCGCGCTCGCCAACACGATGCTGCTGATCATCGGCGCGGTGCTGTGGGTTGCCCCTGTGGGTGTGTTCGCCCTTGCGCTGGGGGTCGGCGCGGCCAGCGGCGGCGCGGCATTCGCGACCCTGGCGCACTATATCCTAGTGGTCACGGCGGTCGGCACGACACTGCTGGTTGGCGGCTACTTGCTGGCGTGGCTGGCCGGAGGTATTTCGCCGCTGCGGTTCGGCCGCGCGATGATCCCCGCGCAGGCGGTCGCGCTGTCGACCCAGAGTTCGCTCGCCAGTCTGCCGGCGATGCTCGACAGCGCCGAACGGCTGAAGGTGCGCGAGGAGACCGCCGAATTCGTTCTGCCGCTGAGCGTCGCGATCCTGCGCGCCACCAGCCCGGCGATGAACATCGCGGTGGCGATGTACGTGGCGCACCTTGCCGGCGTGGACCTGACCCCGATGGCGATGATTGCCGGTGTCGCCGTGGCGATCGTGATCGCGATCGGATCGGTCAGCCTGCCGGGCACGATCAGCTTCGTCATCTCCATCGGCCCGATCGCCTTGGCGATGGGGGTTCCGATCGGGCCGCTCGCGTTGCTGGTGGCGGTAGAAATGATGCCGGACATCATGCGCACCATCGCCAACGTGACAATGGACGTGGCGGTCACCACGGCGGTCGATCGGCACCAGCCGGCAGCCGATCCCTCAGACGCGTTGCAACCCTAGCGCGCGCCGCGCATTGGTGTAACGAACCCCCTTGTCATTCACGCCAGCCCTCCACAGGAGACATCCATGGCCTTTGAAGTCACCCCGCTGCCTTATGAACCCACCGCGCTCGACCCCGCGATCAGCGCCGAAACGCTGAGCTTCCACCACGGCAAACATCACAAGGCGTACATCGACAAGACCAACGCCGCGATCGCCGGGACCGATCTGGAGAACGCCGCGCTCGAGAATGTGATCAAGAGCGCGCGGGGCCAGAACCAGGGTCTGTTCAACAATTCCGCGCAGAGCTGGAATCACGGGTTCTACTGGCACTCGCTGACGCCTTCGTCCGGTCAGCCCTCGGAGGAACTGCAGAGCATGATCGACAGCGCCTTCGGCTCGACCGAAGCGCTGGAAACGCAGTTGAAGGAGCGCGGCGTCGGCCACTTCTCCAACGGCTGGGTGTGGCTGATCGAGCGTGGCGGCAAGCTGGAGATCGGCGAAACGCACGATGGCGACACGTTTGCCGATCAGGACGCCAACCCACTGCTGGTCATCGACCTGTGGGAACACGCCTATTACCTCGACCACCAGAACCTGCGGCCGAAGTATCTGGAAGAAGTCGTCGGCGGTAAGCTGAACTGGGCGTTCGCGGCCGAGAACCTCAACCGTGGCACCACCTGGAAGTATCCCTGCTAGGCTGACAACGCTGACGCAATGAGAGCGGCTCGCTGCGTTCGGCGCAGCGGGCCGTTTTGCTATTCAGCGACGGCAGGCGATCCTTCTGCCCTGGGCTCGGCTTCCGGATCGCGCTCGATGAACAGCGGCTCGCCAAAGATGAAGCCGACCAGGTTCGGCCGGCCGACATGGTCAAAAAAGGCGGTCAGCGTCAGCAGGATCGGCACCGAGAGCAGCGCCCCGAACACGCCCCAGATCCACGAGAAATAGCTGAGCGCGATCAGGATCAGTACGGGGTTCATGGTGAACCGCGCGCCCAGGATCGACGGGGTGAAGGCGTTCGATTCCACCGCATGAAGCGACAGATATGCCGCCGCCGGGATGACCCCCACCCATGCCGTGTCTGCGGTGCCCACCCCGTACAGGGCGAGAAGCGCGGTCATCATGAGAGGGCCGATGTATGGCAGGAAGTTAAGTAGCGCCGCGAGGCCGCCCCACATGACCGGCGCGTCGAGGCCGAATGCCCAGGCGCCAAGGCCCACGATCACGCCGACGCAGCCGTTGATCCAGGTGACGGTCAGGATGTAGGCCGCGACCCGGTCTTGCACGTCGCGCACGATCCGCGCGGCTTTCAGGCTGGCGCCCAGATCGGCGCGCTCCAGCATCAGCCGGCGCCGCATCCGCACCCGCGCCTCCACCAGGAAAAAGGTCATCAACAAGGTGAGCAGCGTTTCCAGCACCACGCTGGGAGTCGCATAAGCGAACTGTTCCAGCACCGACGGCGTGGCGACCACCACTTCGTTGCCCGATTGGCCTGTC is part of the Altererythrobacter sp. TH136 genome and harbors:
- the thiD gene encoding bifunctional hydroxymethylpyrimidine kinase/phosphomethylpyrimidine kinase, with the protein product MSAPPRVLAIAGSDSSGGAGIQADLKTIAMLGGYGMTAITAITAQNTRGVQAVVPLSAELVEAQIESCLSDIGADAIKIGMLGSPAIAHVVARLLKSFSGSIVFDPVMVATSGGVLADDDTIAAFAPLMDIATLVTPNLPELTALTGMPVGTHESVAAAAHMLVEQHSCAVLAKGGHAEGDRVLDMLVLADGDFANFDDPRIETRHTHGTGCTLSSAVATLLAHGQPLTNAVRLARRFVRAAIEHAPGFGDGSGPLGHQAVRTPT
- the glmM gene encoding phosphoglucosamine mutase; the protein is MARKFFGTDGIRGRTNAGVITAAVAMKVGQAAGHHFLRGDHRHRVVIGKDTRLSGYMMESALVAGFTSVGMDVIMTGPLPTPAIALLTREMRADLGVMISASHNPFEDNGIKLFGPDGFKLSDADELAIEALLEAEPVLAEAELIGRARRIEDARGRYIHAVKQSVASDLRFDGLKVVVDCAHGAAYQVAPSAIWELGAEVVTIGVAPNGTNINRDVGSTSLAALQARVVEEGADIGIALDGDADRLIVVDEKGQAVDGDQLMAVIALRMREKDALRGGGVVATVMSNLGLERFLAGEGLTLERTQVGDRHVLERMRAGGFNVGGEQSGHMILLDYATTGDGTVAALRVLASLVRSGKRASELLHQFEPVPQLLKNVRYSGGKPLDDARVKAVIADANGELTGKGRLVIRPSGTEPLIRVMAEGDDAAQVERVVDAICDAVREAA
- a CDS encoding superoxide dismutase, producing the protein MAFEVTPLPYEPTALDPAISAETLSFHHGKHHKAYIDKTNAAIAGTDLENAALENVIKSARGQNQGLFNNSAQSWNHGFYWHSLTPSSGQPSEELQSMIDSAFGSTEALETQLKERGVGHFSNGWVWLIERGGKLEIGETHDGDTFADQDANPLLVIDLWEHAYYLDHQNLRPKYLEEVVGGKLNWAFAAENLNRGTTWKYPC
- a CDS encoding pseudouridine synthase codes for the protein MSLIAFNKPMNVLSQFTDRGSETTRATLSDFIDPPGVYPAGRLDRDSEGLLLLTDDGRLQARIADPRFKLEKTYLVQVEGTPDDAALGQLRRGVVLTDGPTRPARAELIEPPALWPRDPPVRFRKSVPDAWLRLSISEGRNRQVRRMTAAVGLPTLRLVRWRIGEWDLAGLAPGEWRLV
- a CDS encoding DUF1272 domain-containing protein: MLEMRPDCERCGADLPAEHPGAFICSFECTFCAECAEALDDRCPNCSGELMDRPARAKALHAKFPPSSERKFQS
- a CDS encoding AI-2E family transporter, producing MTKAPTPPVAGGGEDAPSSEHVEVSPAVRAMRTARMTFAAQELRLISALVLILGLGLFLALPFVLSIGSVVFLPLVTALILTIVLAPLADKLAEWGLPNVLASLTALLVLLAGIVLAGLLILQPALALFDTLPKIIDQIGQRFSELRAQFSWLAAANDRLAELTGQSGNEVVVATPSVLEQFAYATPSVVLETLLTLLMTFFLVEARVRMRRRLMLERADLGASLKAARIVRDVQDRVAAYILTVTWINGCVGVIVGLGAWAFGLDAPVMWGGLAALLNFLPYIGPLMMTALLALYGVGTADTAWVGVIPAAAYLSLHAVESNAFTPSILGARFTMNPVLILIALSYFSWIWGVFGALLSVPILLTLTAFFDHVGRPNLVGFIFGEPLFIERDPEAEPRAEGSPAVAE
- a CDS encoding cation:dicarboxylase symporter family transporter is translated as MDRTNTAQPAATRRQLITVSIPAGWTLAGLIAGLGAGVLLARTEVAEPVLAFAGPVGSLWLRALQVTIVPLVAALLVIGIAQMAQAARAGAAARRMLGWVIAVLVTSGVIGVLLTPVLLRLFPPPAAAAGVLSAGGEAQEVPGIGAFIESLVAPNIVAAAAETAMLPLTLFFVAFALAVVRLPDEQRELLLGVFRALANTMLLIIGAVLWVAPVGVFALALGVGAASGGAAFATLAHYILVVTAVGTTLLVGGYLLAWLAGGISPLRFGRAMIPAQAVALSTQSSLASLPAMLDSAERLKVREETAEFVLPLSVAILRATSPAMNIAVAMYVAHLAGVDLTPMAMIAGVAVAIVIAIGSVSLPGTISFVISIGPIALAMGVPIGPLALLVAVEMMPDIMRTIANVTMDVAVTTAVDRHQPAADPSDALQP
- a CDS encoding Ppx/GppA phosphatase family protein yields the protein MADVSPPDKVRSARNRTRSNGGKPSGKVADFRYKRPSPSDPSAHRGTALRTGAPATGEPRRQAYAALDLGTNNCRLLIARPSGENFTVIDAFSRVVRLGEGLAHSGRLSDEAMDRALAALHVCADKLRRRNVSLARSVATEACRRAANGADFIDRVREETGIALDIISAQEEARLAVLGCHILLEQGHGPAVIFDIGGGSTELVLIEPGERVPRIIDWASVPWGVVSLTDTVGRAEDDAATRLGRYRQMRMLVSDSFAPFAERIADASRAEDIRLLGTSGTVTTLASLHLELPQYDRRAVDGLIVPAQAMRAISERLSVMDLDERQTLPCIGPDRADLVVAGCAILESILDIWPAERLGVADRGIREGILRSLMAGTPAPPRPAA
- a CDS encoding LOG family protein gives rise to the protein MTEKEERDLTERKFYPAEQEAAFSDKASPDTPQTRDPAYRLAFRDVEFLLREELRPVRFQLELLKPEMLLDEAGVGSTLVMYGSARIPSPDHAAMLVENASPENRVVAERLAAKAKYYDEAYKLARMVSERAIVENGERQFVICSGGGPSIMEAANKGANDAGAESIGLNIVLPHEQAPNEYVTPHLSFQFHYFALRKMHFLLRARAVAVFPGGFGTFDEFFELLTLIQTGKMKPMPILLFGKDFWTRVIDWDAFAEEGTISRADLDLFRWCETADEAWGHIAAFYDIKD